In a genomic window of Barnesiella propionica:
- a CDS encoding type II toxin-antitoxin system HicB family antitoxin — protein MKKVKAIITGGKTQYGVWIEGANIFSAGDTITELKDNLKEAIALYIEEGGDIPEDMKGNYEICYTFDTSGALRYYSDFISFSALSRLSGVNNKQLWNYANGYRRPSEKTSKKIIEALRRFGNELYQIQISF, from the coding sequence ATGAAAAAGGTAAAAGCAATTATTACGGGAGGTAAAACGCAGTATGGCGTATGGATTGAAGGCGCTAATATATTTAGCGCGGGAGATACAATAACCGAATTAAAAGATAATTTGAAAGAAGCTATTGCGTTATATATTGAAGAAGGGGGAGACATACCCGAAGATATGAAGGGAAATTACGAGATTTGTTATACGTTTGACACATCGGGAGCATTGCGGTATTATTCAGATTTTATTTCCTTTTCGGCATTAAGCCGGTTAAGCGGCGTTAACAATAAACAGCTATGGAATTACGCAAATGGGTACCGGCGTCCTAGCGAAAAAACATCAAAAAAAATTATAGAGGCATTACGGCGTTTTGGAAATGAATTGTACCAGATTCAAATATCCTTTTGA
- a CDS encoding cupin domain-containing protein gives MATIIRKTERDYQPNPNKIDGFRLFTDISRERKGIKPQYLNFDLRQLNPHEYCAAYHFHRYAEEIFLILSGSATLRTSDGFEEVHEGDIMFFEAGEAGAHQLYNHTDEPCTYLDLRSYIGHDICEYPDSDKIIIVPNGETFRRSEQYPYFDGETEIDKVWNDLRNKTK, from the coding sequence ATGGCAACAATCATTAGAAAAACAGAACGGGACTATCAACCCAATCCTAATAAAATTGATGGATTTCGTCTCTTTACGGATATTTCACGTGAAAGAAAAGGTATCAAACCGCAATATCTGAATTTTGATTTACGTCAGCTTAATCCACACGAGTATTGTGCTGCCTATCACTTTCATCGTTATGCGGAAGAGATATTCCTTATATTGTCTGGCTCTGCTACTTTGCGTACTTCCGATGGGTTTGAAGAAGTACATGAAGGGGATATAATGTTTTTTGAGGCGGGAGAAGCTGGCGCACACCAACTTTATAATCATACCGATGAACCTTGTACTTATCTTGATTTACGTTCATATATCGGTCATGATATATGTGAATATCCCGACTCGGATAAAATTATCATTGTACCTAATGGGGAAACATTCCGAAGAAGCGAACAATATCCTTATTTTGACGGAGAAACCGAAATAGATAAAGTATGGAATGATTTAAGGAATAAAACAAAATAG
- the mobV gene encoding MobV family relaxase, with the protein MGFVVLHMEKAHGSDSGTTAHIERFIIPKNADPTRTHLNRRLIEYPDGVKDRSAAVQRRLEEAGLTRKIGSNQVRAIRINVSGTHEDMERIEREGRLDEWCADNLKYFADTFGKENIVAAHLHRDEETPHIHVTLVPIVKGERKRRKREEQAKKRYRKKPTDSVRLCADDIMTRLKLKSYQDTYAEAMAKYGLQRGIDGSKARHTSTQQYYRDIQKLADSLKAEVVDLQQQKETAREELRQAKKEIQTEKLKGAATTAAANIAESVGSLFGSNKVKTLERENTALHREVADHEETIEALQDKIQTMQADHSRQLSDMQQKHRKEMVDKETKHKEEISFLKTVIAKAAAWFPYFREMLRIENFCRLVGFDERQTATLVSGKPLEYAGELYSEEHKRKFTTEKAGFQVLKDTTDKTKLILAIDRKPIAEWFKEQFDKLRQNLHRPMQPQRKGRGMKL; encoded by the coding sequence ATGGGTTTCGTAGTTTTACACATGGAAAAGGCGCACGGTTCCGACAGCGGAACGACCGCCCATATCGAGCGTTTCATCATACCGAAGAACGCCGACCCCACACGCACGCACCTAAACCGCAGGCTCATCGAATACCCCGACGGGGTGAAAGACCGTTCGGCGGCTGTTCAGAGAAGACTGGAAGAAGCGGGGCTGACACGTAAAATCGGCAGCAACCAAGTACGGGCAATCCGCATCAACGTGTCGGGAACGCACGAGGATATGGAGCGCATCGAACGGGAGGGCAGGTTGGACGAGTGGTGTGCCGACAATCTGAAATACTTCGCCGACACGTTCGGAAAGGAGAACATCGTGGCGGCTCACCTGCACAGGGACGAGGAAACGCCGCACATACACGTTACGCTCGTCCCCATCGTCAAGGGAGAGCGCAAGCGCAGGAAAAGGGAGGAACAGGCGAAGAAGCGATACCGCAAGAAGCCGACCGACAGCGTAAGGCTGTGCGCAGACGATATTATGACACGGCTGAAATTGAAGTCTTACCAAGATACCTATGCCGAAGCGATGGCGAAATACGGGCTGCAAAGGGGCATAGACGGCTCGAAGGCTCGCCACACGTCCACGCAGCAGTATTATCGGGACATACAGAAACTCGCCGACAGTCTGAAAGCGGAGGTAGTGGATTTGCAGCAGCAGAAAGAAACGGCACGGGAGGAACTAAGGCAGGCGAAAAAAGAGATACAGACCGAGAAGCTGAAAGGGGCGGCAACCACCGCAGCCGCCAACATCGCCGAGAGTGTCGGTTCTCTTTTCGGCAGCAACAAGGTCAAGACATTGGAAAGGGAGAACACCGCCCTGCATAGGGAGGTTGCCGACCACGAGGAAACGATAGAGGCACTGCAAGACAAGATACAGACCATGCAGGCAGACCACAGCCGACAACTGTCGGATATGCAGCAGAAGCACCGAAAGGAGATGGTGGACAAGGAAACGAAGCACAAGGAGGAAATATCGTTTCTGAAAACGGTAATCGCAAAGGCGGCGGCATGGTTTCCCTATTTCCGTGAAATGCTCCGTATCGAAAACTTCTGCCGCCTTGTCGGGTTCGATGAAAGGCAGACGGCAACGCTCGTCAGTGGCAAGCCGTTGGAGTATGCTGGGGAACTCTATTCGGAGGAACACAAGCGGAAATTCACGACCGAAAAGGCAGGTTTCCAAGTGCTGAAAGACACGACAGACAAAACGAAGTTAATCCTTGCCATTGACCGAAAGCCCATTGCCGAGTGGTTCAAGGAACAATTCGACAAGCTAAGGCAGAACTTGCACCGACCCATGCAGCCACAAAGGAAAGGTAGGGGGATGAAACTATAA
- a CDS encoding site-specific integrase, producing the protein MRSTFKVLFYVKKGSEKPNGNLPLMCRITVDGEIKQFSCKMDVPPRLWDVKNNRASGKSIEAQRINLAVDKIRVEVNRRYQELMQTDGYVTAAKLKDAYLGIGVKQETLLKLFEQHNAEFAKKVGHSRAQGTFRRYQTVCNHIREFLPHTYKREDIPLKELNLTFINDFEYFLRTEKKCRTNTVWGYMIVLKHIVSIARNDGRLPFNPFAGYINSPESVDRGYLTQTEIQTLMDAPMKNAAHELVRDLFVFSVFTGLAYSDVKNLTADRLQTFFDGNLWIITRRKKTNTESNIRLLDVPKRIIEKYKGLARDGHVFPVPSNGSCNKILKGIGRQCGFKVRLTYHVARHTNATTVLLSHGVPIETVSRLLGHTNIKTTQIYAKITAQKISQDMETLSHKLEDMEKNICRAI; encoded by the coding sequence ATGCGTAGTACATTCAAGGTTCTATTTTACGTGAAGAAAGGCAGCGAGAAGCCGAACGGCAACCTGCCTTTGATGTGCCGTATCACAGTGGACGGCGAGATTAAACAGTTCAGTTGCAAGATGGATGTTCCCCCACGCTTGTGGGACGTGAAGAACAACCGTGCTTCGGGCAAGAGCATCGAAGCGCAGAGAATCAACCTTGCGGTGGATAAAATCCGTGTAGAGGTAAACCGCCGCTATCAAGAACTGATGCAGACGGACGGTTATGTTACCGCCGCCAAACTCAAAGACGCCTATCTCGGTATCGGCGTCAAGCAGGAAACCCTGTTGAAGCTGTTCGAGCAGCACAACGCCGAGTTTGCGAAGAAAGTCGGGCACAGCAGGGCGCAGGGAACATTCCGACGCTATCAAACGGTCTGCAACCATATTCGGGAGTTCCTGCCCCATACCTACAAGCGTGAGGATATTCCGTTAAAGGAACTCAACCTCACTTTCATCAACGACTTCGAGTATTTCCTCAGAACGGAAAAGAAATGCCGTACCAATACCGTGTGGGGCTACATGATTGTGTTGAAACACATCGTTTCCATTGCGAGGAATGACGGACGTTTGCCGTTCAACCCCTTTGCAGGATATATCAACTCTCCCGAAAGCGTGGACAGGGGCTACCTCACCCAAACGGAAATACAAACGCTCATGGACGCACCGATGAAGAACGCCGCCCACGAACTTGTACGGGACTTGTTCGTCTTTTCGGTGTTCACGGGTTTGGCGTATTCCGATGTGAAGAACCTCACCGCCGACCGCCTGCAAACATTCTTCGACGGCAACCTGTGGATAATCACCCGAAGAAAGAAAACCAACACCGAATCGAACATCCGTCTTTTGGACGTTCCCAAACGTATCATAGAGAAATACAAGGGACTGGCAAGGGACGGTCATGTGTTCCCCGTTCCGAGCAACGGCAGTTGCAACAAGATACTAAAAGGGATAGGCAGACAATGCGGTTTCAAGGTGCGTTTGACCTACCATGTCGCACGCCACACGAACGCCACGACCGTGCTTTTGTCGCACGGCGTACCCATCGAAACGGTGAGCCGCCTTTTGGGGCACACGAACATAAAAACCACCCAGATTTACGCCAAAATCACCGCCCAGAAGATAAGCCAAGACATGGAAACCTTGTCGCACAAGTTAGAGGACATGGAAAAGAATATCTGCCGAGCCATTTAA
- the cas2 gene encoding CRISPR-associated endonuclease Cas2, giving the protein MELFSEYQIMWILVFFDLPTETKKERKIYSDFRKKLMQDGFTMFQFSIYVRHCASRDNAEVHMKRIKSLIPETGNIGILCITDKQFGNMEIFQGIKQKKVIAPYQQLELF; this is encoded by the coding sequence ATGGAACTATTCAGTGAATATCAAATCATGTGGATACTCGTCTTTTTCGATTTACCTACCGAAACTAAAAAAGAACGTAAAATATACAGCGATTTCCGTAAGAAATTAATGCAAGATGGTTTCACCATGTTCCAGTTCTCGATATATGTAAGGCATTGTGCCAGCCGGGATAATGCGGAAGTTCATATGAAACGAATAAAGAGTTTGATACCCGAAACAGGTAATATAGGCATTTTGTGTATTACCGACAAACAATTCGGAAATATGGAAATATTCCAAGGCATAAAACAAAAGAAGGTTATTGCACCCTATCAACAATTAGAATTGTTTTAA
- the cas1 gene encoding type II CRISPR-associated endonuclease Cas1 has product MIKKTLYFGNPAYLSLKNSQLVLHLPEVEKNKNLPEDFKKSAVRSIPIEDIGVVVLDHKQITLTQGLLESLLENNCAIITCDSSRLPVGLMLPLCGNSIQNERFRQQLSASLPLQKQLWQQTVQIKIANQAAVLQKCRNITVGNMINWSRNIRSGDPDNLEARAAAYYWSNLFPHLPGFTRNRDGIPPNNLLNYGYAILRAIIARALVSSGLLPTLGIHHHNRYNAYCLADDIMEPYRPYIDKYIVEITDTETDYTILNPTIKSRLLSIPVLDVTIDGKRSPLMLAASQTTASLSRCFSGVSRKIIYPEL; this is encoded by the coding sequence ATGATTAAGAAAACTCTTTATTTCGGGAACCCAGCTTACCTGAGTCTTAAAAATTCTCAACTGGTTCTACATCTTCCGGAAGTTGAGAAAAATAAAAATCTTCCGGAAGATTTTAAAAAGAGTGCTGTACGGTCTATTCCCATCGAAGATATCGGAGTCGTAGTATTGGACCATAAACAGATTACACTTACACAGGGACTACTCGAAAGCCTGCTGGAAAATAATTGTGCCATAATCACCTGTGACAGTAGCCGGTTGCCGGTCGGACTTATGTTGCCTCTTTGCGGAAACAGTATTCAAAACGAACGTTTCAGGCAACAACTATCCGCCTCACTTCCCCTGCAAAAACAACTTTGGCAGCAAACCGTCCAAATCAAAATAGCCAATCAGGCGGCCGTCCTCCAAAAATGCAGAAATATTACTGTTGGCAATATGATAAACTGGTCCCGGAATATCCGCAGCGGAGATCCCGATAACCTCGAAGCACGAGCGGCTGCTTATTATTGGTCCAATCTTTTTCCGCATCTGCCCGGATTTACAAGGAACCGGGATGGCATTCCACCAAACAATTTGCTAAATTACGGCTATGCCATCTTGCGGGCCATCATAGCAAGAGCTCTCGTATCTTCAGGCTTGCTGCCGACTCTCGGCATTCATCACCATAACCGTTATAACGCATACTGCCTGGCCGATGATATCATGGAACCATATCGTCCCTACATCGACAAATATATTGTCGAAATAACCGATACGGAAACAGATTATACCATACTAAATCCAACAATAAAATCACGATTGCTCTCAATTCCTGTCCTTGACGTAACTATAGATGGAAAACGAAGTCCGCTCATGCTCGCCGCCAGCCAGACCACGGCATCCCTGTCCCGTTGTTTTTCTGGAGTATCACGCAAAATAATATACCCCGAACTATAA
- the cas9 gene encoding type II CRISPR RNA-guided endonuclease Cas9 (Cas9, originally named Csn1, is the large, multifunctional signature protein of type II CRISPR/Cas systems. It is well known even to general audiences because its RNA-guided endonuclease activity has made it a popular tool for custom editing of eukaryotic genomes.): MKKVLGLDLGTSSIGWAIIQADDNNNPAKIIDMGVRLIPLTTDDATQFSTGNTISKNQDRTNSRTARKGYDRYQQRRENLTGVLKALYMLPDENLIKLPVLQLWELRARAATPGEKLSLPEIGRVLYHLNQKRGYKPVKNDESGKDKKQSEYLKHIASRYDTIKQLDLTIGQYFYSRLKETAVTHENGTFYTYRIKDQIFPREAYMEEYDRIMSCQQKYYPDLLTEKVINKIRNEIIYYQRKLKSCKHLISLCEFEKKSYLNNAGKAIYNGPKVAPKSSPLFQVCKIWESINNLTLKNKKGETFEITLQQKQMLFDYLDNNEKLTLKELYRILEISKADGWWGGKAIGRGLLGNTTKTALKKILKEYPLSDRMLRFRLDEKDSGMVDTETGEIIPVISADMEKEPLYRLWHIVYSINDKDELASALKKQFDITDEEIISNLYKTDFVTPGFGNKSAKAIRRILPFLMQGYMYSEACQMAGFRHSESLTKEENENRELSLKLEPIQKNELRQPIVEKILNQMIKVVNAITDRYGRMDEIRVELARELKQSREERARTDKNMREQEKNNKRIADRIKEYGSPSLNRIQKYRLWEEAQQKCFYCGQPVNVREFLDGFDVEIEHILPRSRFFDNSFNNKVCSCRKCNREKNNRTAYDYMKSKPEEEFNSYIQRIELYYNEGKITSTKRERLLTTEADIPQDFIERQLRETQYISRKAKDILTRICRNVSTTSGSITDFVKHVWGWDTVLHDFHFPVYKEMGMTELYKNPDSGQGPREKIIGWNKRMDHRHHAIDALTIACTRQSFIQRINHLNAQSKQETGDSNISDIKDKPVNLEKWILSHTHFSKQEVKNHAAAICISFKAGKKGATVGKQIKYINGKRKICQTGVIIPKGALHQESVYGRINLTEKDPATGKSSVKEEIVIKYKLGVGNGFLFSGKETYSSKKVFNKKTGEIQKKTDDKIANVLNSIVDKRARKVILNRLNEGFAEGSDYTCDVKKALANLKDVDTRPVFIDPYKTIPVKSVRCKAGLSAVIPLRYNTAHEPISFVKPANNHHVALYTDEQGKLHEHVVTFWHAVERKRHKIPMIIIQPREVWNSIQEQKDLPEAFLSLLPLPDWNFQTSLQQNDMFVLNMDETLFRDAIEAENSAVLNPYIYRVQKLASGDYYFRQQYETSVEDKYNGVKNVALSSRLGKVIRTGETNFWKKMNPHKIKIDILGKISSYD, translated from the coding sequence ATGAAAAAAGTATTAGGATTGGATTTGGGGACCAGCAGCATAGGATGGGCCATTATACAAGCAGACGATAATAATAATCCTGCAAAAATCATAGATATGGGCGTACGTCTCATTCCGCTCACGACCGACGACGCTACTCAATTTTCAACAGGAAATACCATTTCCAAAAACCAGGACAGGACAAACTCCCGTACTGCACGCAAAGGATATGACCGCTACCAGCAGAGAAGGGAAAATCTGACAGGTGTTCTCAAAGCATTGTATATGCTGCCTGATGAAAATCTCATAAAGCTACCCGTATTGCAACTATGGGAATTAAGAGCCCGGGCCGCCACGCCCGGAGAAAAGCTCAGTTTACCCGAGATAGGAAGAGTACTGTATCATCTCAATCAAAAAAGAGGATATAAGCCGGTGAAAAACGATGAGTCCGGCAAAGATAAAAAACAGAGCGAATACTTAAAACATATTGCTTCCAGATATGATACAATTAAACAGTTGGACCTGACAATAGGACAATACTTTTATTCCCGGTTAAAAGAAACTGCTGTTACCCATGAAAACGGTACGTTCTATACCTACCGCATCAAAGACCAAATATTTCCCCGGGAAGCTTATATGGAAGAATACGACCGTATCATGTCTTGTCAGCAAAAATATTACCCGGATCTGCTCACCGAGAAAGTAATTAATAAAATAAGAAACGAGATTATCTATTACCAGAGAAAGCTAAAATCCTGCAAACATCTTATCTCACTGTGTGAATTCGAAAAAAAATCTTATCTCAATAATGCGGGAAAGGCCATATATAACGGCCCTAAAGTAGCACCCAAAAGCTCGCCGCTTTTCCAAGTCTGTAAAATATGGGAAAGCATCAATAATCTCACCCTGAAAAACAAGAAAGGAGAAACTTTCGAAATAACCCTGCAACAAAAACAGATGCTTTTCGACTATCTCGACAATAATGAAAAACTTACTTTGAAAGAACTTTACCGGATATTGGAAATATCCAAAGCCGACGGCTGGTGGGGAGGAAAAGCCATCGGACGGGGATTACTCGGCAATACGACCAAAACGGCATTGAAAAAGATACTGAAAGAATATCCTCTTTCTGATAGAATGTTGAGATTCCGGTTAGACGAAAAAGACTCCGGAATGGTAGATACAGAAACCGGAGAAATCATTCCCGTTATCAGTGCCGATATGGAAAAAGAACCTTTATACAGATTGTGGCATATTGTCTATTCCATTAATGATAAAGACGAACTGGCATCCGCACTGAAAAAACAATTCGATATTACCGACGAAGAAATAATTTCAAACCTATATAAAACCGATTTTGTTACCCCGGGATTCGGCAACAAATCCGCTAAAGCCATCCGGCGTATTCTACCTTTCCTGATGCAAGGGTATATGTACAGCGAAGCCTGTCAAATGGCAGGTTTCCGGCATTCCGAAAGTCTTACAAAAGAAGAGAACGAAAACCGGGAGCTTTCCCTCAAACTCGAACCCATTCAGAAGAACGAGCTCCGGCAACCTATCGTTGAGAAAATACTCAACCAGATGATAAAAGTTGTAAACGCTATTACTGACCGTTACGGGAGAATGGATGAAATACGGGTGGAGCTGGCCCGGGAGTTGAAACAAAGCCGGGAAGAACGAGCCAGGACCGACAAAAATATGCGTGAACAAGAAAAAAATAACAAACGCATTGCAGACAGGATAAAGGAGTACGGTTCCCCTAGCCTTAACCGCATACAAAAATACCGTTTATGGGAAGAAGCACAACAAAAATGTTTTTATTGCGGACAACCGGTAAACGTTCGGGAATTTCTCGACGGTTTTGATGTGGAAATAGAGCACATCCTGCCCAGATCCCGCTTCTTCGATAACAGCTTTAACAATAAAGTATGTTCCTGTCGCAAATGCAACCGGGAAAAGAATAACCGCACAGCTTACGATTATATGAAATCCAAGCCGGAAGAAGAGTTCAACAGCTACATTCAACGCATAGAGCTCTACTATAATGAAGGAAAAATTACAAGTACTAAACGGGAAAGATTGTTGACAACCGAGGCCGATATCCCTCAGGATTTTATAGAACGGCAACTGAGAGAAACCCAGTACATATCCCGTAAAGCAAAAGATATTCTTACCCGGATATGCCGGAATGTATCGACTACCAGCGGCAGCATTACCGACTTCGTAAAACATGTATGGGGATGGGACACCGTTCTTCACGATTTTCACTTCCCTGTATATAAAGAGATGGGAATGACAGAATTATATAAAAATCCCGATTCGGGACAAGGCCCCCGGGAAAAAATCATAGGATGGAACAAACGCATGGACCATCGTCACCATGCTATAGACGCACTGACAATAGCCTGTACCCGGCAAAGCTTCATTCAACGGATCAATCACCTCAATGCCCAATCAAAACAGGAGACCGGAGATTCAAACATATCCGATATTAAAGACAAGCCCGTAAACCTGGAAAAGTGGATATTATCCCATACTCATTTTTCAAAGCAAGAAGTCAAAAATCATGCGGCAGCCATATGTATTTCTTTTAAAGCCGGTAAAAAAGGAGCGACTGTAGGAAAACAGATAAAATATATAAACGGAAAAAGAAAAATATGCCAGACCGGAGTTATCATCCCTAAAGGGGCCCTGCACCAGGAATCGGTATATGGAAGAATAAATCTCACCGAAAAAGATCCGGCAACCGGAAAAAGCTCTGTTAAGGAAGAAATCGTTATCAAATACAAACTGGGAGTCGGTAACGGTTTCCTGTTCTCGGGAAAAGAAACTTATTCCTCGAAAAAAGTATTTAACAAAAAAACCGGAGAAATACAAAAAAAGACAGATGATAAAATAGCAAACGTACTTAATTCCATCGTCGATAAAAGAGCCAGGAAAGTTATACTGAATCGTCTGAACGAAGGATTTGCAGAAGGGAGTGATTACACCTGTGACGTCAAAAAAGCATTGGCAAACCTGAAAGATGTGGATACCCGTCCCGTCTTTATAGACCCCTACAAAACAATACCTGTCAAAAGCGTACGCTGCAAAGCCGGACTCTCGGCCGTAATTCCTCTCAGATACAATACGGCACATGAACCCATCAGTTTCGTAAAGCCTGCAAATAACCACCATGTAGCTCTTTATACCGATGAACAAGGAAAACTGCATGAACATGTAGTTACATTCTGGCATGCCGTAGAACGAAAGAGACACAAGATACCCATGATTATTATACAGCCACGGGAAGTGTGGAATAGCATACAGGAACAGAAAGACCTTCCGGAAGCTTTTCTTTCCTTACTTCCTCTTCCTGACTGGAACTTTCAGACCAGTCTGCAACAAAATGATATGTTCGTTCTGAATATGGATGAAACACTTTTCCGAGATGCAATAGAAGCAGAAAACTCTGCAGTTTTGAATCCTTACATTTACCGGGTGCAAAAACTTGCGAGCGGGGACTATTACTTCAGGCAACAATATGAAACAAGTGTAGAAGACAAATATAACGGGGTTAAAAACGTAGCTCTTTCCTCTCGTTTAGGAAAGGTTATACGAACCGGAGAAACAAACTTCTGGAAAAAAATGAATCCCCATAAAATAAAGATCGATATTTTAGGAAAAATTTCATCTTATGATTAA